In Castor canadensis chromosome 11, mCasCan1.hap1v2, whole genome shotgun sequence, a single genomic region encodes these proteins:
- the Spem2 gene encoding uncharacterized protein SPEM2 isoform X1, with product MENQLWHDTLGCCNQYQESPQDAEDILFLLLSLIVLVNISINVATVMWNGFQNALDKMTHWMNQKSKYSQASECAPKDPPAKVQDVHIHCTLDPVQVMAQPTRYSSSSCYHHRNGCSHSHSHRHQGRRRRPCSHQQRTKNPRKFSHGRPVFRNQHHSRKTSQMRPAPFFDLEDRDSCLGENELSFPTPKYLRKGWGGFYQQMGLPSNVGLWGRQGGILASLPPPSLYLSPELRRLPKRVEAKSELRLHSYLPHCSQSRNWGNVETEPWASSPVPPRRLPANPTWAPGGHSPYSSGGQILHDAWDQRPRRGMEDCEPSPAFVSRNPRFESQSHREHSSTQSHQRGLPGHAYSQPSRSPHPSVGHLGYSSPDSHDLRRRAADWADTLPTRHPLTTSTSLTALGEVSCQRAPAASSALLPHSSQPLPDVQAADSNPPPTTFIPLSRNPGGNANYHVYDSLELKRQVQESRARANSLPPPSTSVLRPSLHRSRTGKLN from the exons ATGGAAAACCAACTATGGCATGACACCCTGGGGTGTTGTAATCAATACCAAGAAAGCCCCCAGGATGCTGAGGACATCCTGTTCCTGCTGCTGAGCCTTATTGTTCTTGTGAACATTAGCATCAATGTGGCAACTGTG ATGTGGAATGGGTTTCAGAATGCCTTAGACAAGATGACCCACTGGATGAATCAGAAAAGTAAGTATT CCCAGGCTAGTGAGTGCGCCCCTAAAGATCCCCCAGCCAAGGTCCAGGATGTCCACATCCACTGCACACTGGATCCTGTACAGGTGATGGCCCAACCCACACGCTACTCCTCTTCTTCCTGTTACCATCACCGCAATGGCTGTAGTCACAGTCACAGCCACCGCCACCAAGGTCGCCGCCGTCGCCCCTGCAGCCACCAGCAGAGGACAAAGAACCCCAGAAAATTCTCTCATGGCCGCCCAGTCTTTCGTAACCAACATCACAGCCGCAAGACATCACAGATGCGACCAGCGCCCTTTTTTGACCTGGAGGACAGGGATTCCTGCCTGGGGGAGAATGAGCTGTCCTTCCCAACTCCCAAGTACCTACGTAAGGGTTGGGGTGGATTCTATCAGCAAATGGGTCTGCCCTCCAATGTGGGGCTGTGGGGCCGGCAAGGTGGAATCCTGGCCAGCCTGCCACCACCCTCTCTTTACCTGTCACCAGAGCTGCGCCGCTTGCCCAAGCGTGTGGAGGCCAAGTCAGAGCTGAGGCTGCATTCCTACTTACCCCATTGCTCACAGTCCCGAAATTGGGGCAATGTGGAGACTGAACCGTGGGCTTCATCTCCAGTACCTCCCCGCCGGCTCCCCGCCAACCCTACCTGGGCCCCTGGGGGCCACAGCCCTTACTCTTCAGGGGGCCAGATTCTCCATGATGCCTGGGATCAGCGACCGCGGCGTGGTATGGAGGACTGTGAACCCTCCCCTGCCTTTGTGTCCCGAAATCCCAGGTTTGAATCCCAGAGCCACCGTGAACACAGCTCCACACAGTCTCACCAGCGGGGTCTCCCAGGCCATGCTTACAGCCAGCCCAGCCGCAGCCCGCACCCATCCGTAGGACACTTGGGTTATAGCTCTCCGGATTCTCATGATTTGCGCCGTAGAGCAGCAGACTGGGCTGACACTCTGCCCACTAGGCACCCTCTGaccacctccacctccctcaCGGCATTGGGCGAGGTCTCATGCCAGCGGGCTCCAGCTGCCAGTTCAGCCTTGCTCCCTCACTCCTCCCAGCCCCTGCCTGATGTCCAGGCTGCTGATTCCAACCCACCCCCAACCACCTTCATCCCACTCAGTAGGAATCCAGGTGGCAATGCCAACTACCATGTATATGACAGCCTGGAGCTGAAGCGGCAGGTGCAAGAGAGCAGAGCTCGTGCCAACTCACTGCCACCACCTTCCACCTCAGTCTTGAGGCCTTCTCTGCACAGAAGCAGGACTGGGAAACTTAACTGA
- the Spem3 gene encoding LOW QUALITY PROTEIN: uncharacterized protein SPEM3 (The sequence of the model RefSeq protein was modified relative to this genomic sequence to represent the inferred CDS: deleted 1 base in 1 codon): MGERAYHGAQVCSGTNLRKCQDLGDSILLILGSFILLNVGINVVTLLWRHLKSSLRILFHNFFPKDKQPSGLGSQPVCMHCTVDPKNRCSRVSSRFHHRPNFLLGHANHLDSWIPDTNDEKVSRCCWMPPHCGHAGAPMEVPWGLWKEGIMGAGEAPQGQTSFLSRPEISAQFLKMSKLDMIPFYLPQDSKTKAPDYDPVRDRAQAQTHSSAHIPEKPPTKSQTHTPEHMHSQAQGLEHSSAHPPAAHDPVLTPAPILDHSDAPIPAHASPPTPAHAPAPTLTHDPTPSLAPVLTPSQALAPTPPHAPTPSPSLAPVLTPSQASTPTPPHAPTPSPSLAPVLTPSQASTPTPPHAPTPSPSLAPVLTPSHASAPTPPNALTPSPSLAQVLTSSHASAPTPPHAPTPSPSLAPVLTPSHASAPTLAYSPVPTPAHASAQAQTHTPVPLPVQVLAHSPEHSYSQTYNPEHTSTHPPAQAPAYPPAHSQGHDPVYTSAQTRTHSQDQVPEQTSAQVPDTPAHSHPHTVVFAPTSALAPPSTFVQVPPPVLASTPAPSPVCIPTSAPSLVMAMTTTSPSAPVPATTLNPIPTPVPSTLAAFGPSLSTGHVVYDARRVKQNIFHKYNTQNSSYSRNDLHIFSRHQEGQGLVSSGTSEKTSKQHGKDSTEPPSRSILGYLELGNMEWKISDDVKDKFFQPKTFPYCSFHPCSSARKNTDAQAPVYPKFLVYTQDAAPSKPCFHSPNIAQSSSSTLPSPCTLSLPLVPPRTFVFPQSSNHQKPSNLTEAPTFLPASKSSPFFLPSDLPIPSQFSTISQSLIQPQCSESQGFIQDPSLQKTPCLSKNSRVPRNPGLSQNLGLHKDPGLIQDPGLHNNPGLAQNLGLQKFPGLTQDPYLCKNLSLSQDSGLQENPVITQDTGPPQSPVPTQDAGVYRSPCLTQPADLHKNIPFTQSSDFQRSLGFMQDSEVYRSVELNQDTTVNKNQDLSQETNQKRPGPPQDSGGYKSTDNVQDPIVYRSPDLTQDSRPQNSCLTQDSEVNMSSEHTQESGNHNIPRLVQTSCLHKSTGITRDSGDYKNLGLTHDSGVYKIPGLTQVSDCHKSPGLTQGTEAEKRLNLTQDVGVYRSPEYSQDPNLHKCPGINLDPDLHKDTALAQDSGLPKNLGLAQEADLHKDSCLISDPDLRKNPSLVQDTNSVRVSGPLHTLKPTSSLMKPFVYEMASQKEDVQQHASWTSVPINQNLCPSKAQMISSDLQTFSEIPVIIELQPSSWRAGSQDWVYHPVDTALLACQNYRQMSMPPKTNWRPHCPGQGTRAGHVVFDARQKQFTVNRDKCEALFPRRLRQEAPSNSGRPLRSAGIRM; the protein is encoded by the exons ATGGGTGAGCGAGCCTACCATGGAGCTCAAGTGTGCTCTGGCACCAACCTCAGGAAGTGCCAGGACTTAGGAGACTCAATTCTTCTGATTTTGGGCAGCTTCATCTTGCTCAACGTGGGGATCAACGTGGTGACTCTG CTCTGGAGGCATCTGAAGAGCTCCTTGCGGATtcttttccataatttttttccaaaag ACAAGCAGCCCAGCGGTCTAGGCAGCCAGCCCGTGTGCATGCACTGCACTGTGGATCCCAAGAACCGATGCTCTAGAgtctcttcccgcttccatcatCGCCCCAACTTCCTGCTCGGACATGCTAATCACCTTGACTCATGGATACCAGACACAAATGATGAGAAGGTTTCTAGGTGCTGCTGGATGCCACCTCATTGTGGACATGCTGGGGCTCCCATGGAGGTTCCATGGGGACTGTGGAAGGAGGGGATAATGGGAGCTGGGGAGGCCCCTCAGGGCCAGACATCCTTTCTCTCCAGGCCAGAGATTTCTGCCCAGTTCTTGAAGATGAGCAAGTTGGACATGATTCCATTCTATTTACCCCAAGACAGCAAAACTAAGGCCCCAGACTATGACCCAGTCCGGGACCGAGCCCAGGCCCAGACCCACTCCTCAGCCCACATCCCTGAAAAGCCCCCCACAAAGTCCCAGACTCACACTCCAGAGCATATGCACTCCCAGGCACAGGGTCTTGAGCACTCCTCAGCTCATCCCCCAGCAGCCCATGACCCAGTCCTTACTCCAGCACCTATCCTGGACCACAGTGATGCCCCCATCCCAGCCCATGCATCACCCCCTACCCCAGCCCATGCCCCAGCTCCCACCCTAACCCATGACCCAACTCCATCCCTGGCCCCAGTCCTCACCCCATCACAGGCCCttgctcccaccccaccccatgccCCAACTCCCTCCCCATCCCTTGCCCCAGTCCTCACCCCATCCCAGGCCTcaactcccaccccaccccatgccCCAACTCCCTCCCCATCCCTTGCCCCAGTCCTCACCCCATCCCAGGCCTCAACTCCCACCCCACCTCATGCCCCAACTCCCTCCCCATCCCTTGCCCCAGTCCTCACCCCATCCCATGCCTCAGCTCCCACCCCACCCAATGCCCTAACTCCCTCCCCATCCCTTGCCCAAGTCCTCACCTCATCCCATGCCTCAGCTCCCACCCCACCTCATGCCCCAACTCCCTCCCCATCCCTTGCCCCAGTCCTCACCCCATCCCATGCCTCAGCTCCCACCCTAGCCTATTCTCCAGTCCCCACCCCAGCTCATGCCTCAGCTCAGGCTCAAACCCATACCCCAGTCCCTCTTCCTGTCCAGGTTCTAGCCCACAGCCCTGAGCACAGCTATTCCCAGACATACAACCCTGAGCATACTTCAACCCACCCTCCAGCTCAGGCCCCTGCATATCCCCCAGCCCACTCTCAGGGTCATGACCCAGTCTACACCTCAGCCCAGACCAGGACACACTCCCAGGACCAAGTCCCTGAGCAGACATCAGCTCAAGTCCCAGACACACCAGCCCATTCTCATCCTCACACCGTTGTTTTTGCCCCAACCTCTGCCCTAGCCCCTCCCTCAACTTTTGTGCAGGTCCCTCCTCCTGTCCTAGCTTCTACTCCAGCCCCCAGCCCAGTCTGCATCCCAACCTCAGCCCCATCACTGGTTATGGCCATGACTACCACTTCACCCTCTGCTCCTGTCCCTGCCACTACCCTTAACCCTATCCCAACTCCTGTTCCTTCTACCCTGGCAGCCTTTGGTCCTAGCCTCTCCACTGGCCATGTGGTCTATGATGCCCGCAGGGTGAAGCAGAATATCTTCCATAAGTATAACACTCAGAACTCTAGTTATTCCAGAAACGACCTGCATATTTTCTCCAGGCACCAAGAGGGGCAGGGCCTAGTAAGTTCTGGTACATCTGAGAAGACATCAAAGCAACATGGTAAGGACAGCACTGAGCCTCCTTCAAGATCTATACTTGGCTACCTGGAATTGGGGAACATGGAATGGAAGATCTCAGATGATGTCAAAGACAAGTTCTTCCAGCCAAAGACCTTCCCTTATTGCAGCTTCCATCCTTGCAGTTCTGCAAGGAAAAACACAGATGCCCAGGCTCCAGTCTATCCCAAGTTCCTGGTCTATACCCAAGATGCTGCTCCTTCTAAACCTTGCTTTCATTCTCCAAACATTGCTCAGAGCTCATCATCCACTCTTCCTTCACCATGCACTCTTTCTCTGCCACTTGTTCCTCCAAGAACCTTTGTCTTTCCTCAATCCAGCAACCATCAAAAGCCCTCCAACTTAACAGAAGCACCTACATTTCTCCCAGCTTCCAAGTCTTCtccatttttcctcccttccgACCTCCCTATCCCTTCCCAGTTCTCCACAATTTCCCAATCCTTGATCCAACCCCAATGCTCTGAGAGTCAAGGCTTTATCCAAGATCCCAGCCTACAAAAGACCCCATGTCTTTCCAAAAACTCCAGAGTTCCCAGGAATCCAGGCCTTTCCCAAAATCTAGGCCTCCACAAGGACCCAGGCCTTATACAAGATCCAGGCCTCCACAATAATCCAGGTCTTGCTCAAAATCTAGGCCTCCAGAAGTTCCCAGGCCTCACTCAAGACCCTTATCTCTGCAAGAATCTGAGCCTTTCTCAAGACTCTGGGCTTCAAGAGAATCCAGTCATTACCCAAGATACTGGCCCCCCACAGAGTCCGGTTCCTACTCAAGATGCTGGTGTCTATAGAAGCCCATGTCTCACTCAACCTGCTGATCTCCATAAGAACATACCATTTACCCAATCTTCTGATTTTCAGAGGAGTTTGGGCTTTATGCAAGATTCTGAAGTCTATAGGAGTGTTGAATTAAACCAAGACACTACAGTAAACAAAAATCaagatctctcccaagaaactaACCAAAAGAGACCAGGCCCTCCTCAAGATTCTGGAGGTTACAAGAGTACAGACAATGTCCAAGATCCAATAGTCTATAGGAGCCCAGACCTTACCCAAGATTCTAGACCACAGAACTCATGCCTTACCCAAGACTCTGAAGTCAACATGAGCTCAGAACATACCCAGGAATCTGGTAACCACAACATCCCAAGGCTTGTCCAAACCTCTTGCCTCCATAAGAGCACAGGCATCACCCGAGACTCAGGAGACTACAAGAACCTAGGCCTTACCCATGATTCTGGAGTCTACAAGATCCCAGGACTTACCCAAGTTTCTGATTGCCACAAGAGTCCAGGCCTTACCCAAGGCACTGAAGCTGAAAAAAGATTGAATCTTACTCAAGATGTTGGAGTTTACAGGAGCCCAGAGTACAGCCAAGACCCTAACCTCCATAAGTGCCCTGGAATTAATCTAGATCCTGACCTTCATAAGGACACAGCACTTGCCCAAGACTCTGGCCTCCCCAAGAATCTAGGCCTTGCCCAGGAAGCTGACCTCCACAAGGACTCATGCCTCATCTCAGATCCTGACCTCCGTAAGAATCCAAGCCTTGTTCAAGATACAAATTCTGTCCGAGTCTCAGGCCCACTTCACACCCTGAAGCCAACATCCTCCCTGATGAAGCCATTTGTGTATGAGATGGCTTCTCAAAAAGAGGACGTACAGCAGCATGCATCCTGGACTTCTGTCCCAATTAATCAAAACCTCTGCCCTTCCAAGGCCCAGATGATTTCCTCTGACCTGCAAACCTTCTCAGAGATACCTGTAATAATTGAGCTGCAGCCATCCTCCTGGCGGGCGGGCAGCCAAGACTGGGTATACCACCCTGTGGATACAGCTCTTTTAGCCTGCCAGAACTATCGCCAGATGTCTATGCCCCCCAAGACCAACTGGAGGCCTCACTGCCCTGGACAAGGCACTCGGGCAGGTCATGTGGTCTTTGATGCCCGCCAGAAACAGTTCACAGTGAATAGGgacaagtgtgaagctctgttTCCCAGGCGCCTACGCCAAGAGGCACCCAGCAATTCA GGGAGACCCTTAAGGAGTGCGGGTATCAGAATGTGA
- the Spem2 gene encoding uncharacterized protein SPEM2 isoform X2, with protein MENQLWHDTLGCCNQYQESPQDAEDILFLLLSLIVLVNISINVATVMWNGFQNALDKMTHWMNQKNEAQASECAPKDPPAKVQDVHIHCTLDPVQVMAQPTRYSSSSCYHHRNGCSHSHSHRHQGRRRRPCSHQQRTKNPRKFSHGRPVFRNQHHSRKTSQMRPAPFFDLEDRDSCLGENELSFPTPKYLRKGWGGFYQQMGLPSNVGLWGRQGGILASLPPPSLYLSPELRRLPKRVEAKSELRLHSYLPHCSQSRNWGNVETEPWASSPVPPRRLPANPTWAPGGHSPYSSGGQILHDAWDQRPRRGMEDCEPSPAFVSRNPRFESQSHREHSSTQSHQRGLPGHAYSQPSRSPHPSVGHLGYSSPDSHDLRRRAADWADTLPTRHPLTTSTSLTALGEVSCQRAPAASSALLPHSSQPLPDVQAADSNPPPTTFIPLSRNPGGNANYHVYDSLELKRQVQESRARANSLPPPSTSVLRPSLHRSRTGKLN; from the exons ATGGAAAACCAACTATGGCATGACACCCTGGGGTGTTGTAATCAATACCAAGAAAGCCCCCAGGATGCTGAGGACATCCTGTTCCTGCTGCTGAGCCTTATTGTTCTTGTGAACATTAGCATCAATGTGGCAACTGTG ATGTGGAATGGGTTTCAGAATGCCTTAGACAAGATGACCCACTGGATGAATCAGAAAA ATGAAGCCCAGGCTAGTGAGTGCGCCCCTAAAGATCCCCCAGCCAAGGTCCAGGATGTCCACATCCACTGCACACTGGATCCTGTACAGGTGATGGCCCAACCCACACGCTACTCCTCTTCTTCCTGTTACCATCACCGCAATGGCTGTAGTCACAGTCACAGCCACCGCCACCAAGGTCGCCGCCGTCGCCCCTGCAGCCACCAGCAGAGGACAAAGAACCCCAGAAAATTCTCTCATGGCCGCCCAGTCTTTCGTAACCAACATCACAGCCGCAAGACATCACAGATGCGACCAGCGCCCTTTTTTGACCTGGAGGACAGGGATTCCTGCCTGGGGGAGAATGAGCTGTCCTTCCCAACTCCCAAGTACCTACGTAAGGGTTGGGGTGGATTCTATCAGCAAATGGGTCTGCCCTCCAATGTGGGGCTGTGGGGCCGGCAAGGTGGAATCCTGGCCAGCCTGCCACCACCCTCTCTTTACCTGTCACCAGAGCTGCGCCGCTTGCCCAAGCGTGTGGAGGCCAAGTCAGAGCTGAGGCTGCATTCCTACTTACCCCATTGCTCACAGTCCCGAAATTGGGGCAATGTGGAGACTGAACCGTGGGCTTCATCTCCAGTACCTCCCCGCCGGCTCCCCGCCAACCCTACCTGGGCCCCTGGGGGCCACAGCCCTTACTCTTCAGGGGGCCAGATTCTCCATGATGCCTGGGATCAGCGACCGCGGCGTGGTATGGAGGACTGTGAACCCTCCCCTGCCTTTGTGTCCCGAAATCCCAGGTTTGAATCCCAGAGCCACCGTGAACACAGCTCCACACAGTCTCACCAGCGGGGTCTCCCAGGCCATGCTTACAGCCAGCCCAGCCGCAGCCCGCACCCATCCGTAGGACACTTGGGTTATAGCTCTCCGGATTCTCATGATTTGCGCCGTAGAGCAGCAGACTGGGCTGACACTCTGCCCACTAGGCACCCTCTGaccacctccacctccctcaCGGCATTGGGCGAGGTCTCATGCCAGCGGGCTCCAGCTGCCAGTTCAGCCTTGCTCCCTCACTCCTCCCAGCCCCTGCCTGATGTCCAGGCTGCTGATTCCAACCCACCCCCAACCACCTTCATCCCACTCAGTAGGAATCCAGGTGGCAATGCCAACTACCATGTATATGACAGCCTGGAGCTGAAGCGGCAGGTGCAAGAGAGCAGAGCTCGTGCCAACTCACTGCCACCACCTTCCACCTCAGTCTTGAGGCCTTCTCTGCACAGAAGCAGGACTGGGAAACTTAACTGA